In Candidatus Delongbacteria bacterium, the DNA window GCAATTGAATTTCTTAACTCTTTTAGATAGCTATCTACAAGTAACTTAAGCTGGGTTTGTACATCTGTAAATCTAGTAATGTTTATCATCATTGAGTTATGTGCAGTTGACTGACCTCTTATGATCCTGATTGCTCTGATAAGTATAAAACTCCTGATAGCTTTTTTTAAACTTTCAGGTAAATACTCAACAACATAATCTTTTTTATGTTTAGGATCTATATAATCATCGAAATCATAGACTGGTCTGATAATGTCCAGATCACTATCTTCTGAAAAAATTCTTTTAGCTCCCACATAATTTGTTGGGGGATCTAAAGAAATTATAAAATCTCTTGGAAAAAGATCATCTCCAGTCATTTCATCATTTGTTTCAGGATCAATAAAAATATTTGCAAATGGGGTAGCAGTATAGCCTATATATGATGACCTGTTAAACAGTTTCAGCAATTCTCTGATTTTTTTATTTATAGCAGTAGGATCTTTATCTTCTTTATTTGTATTTACTGAAGCCTGATCTGCTTCATCGTCAATTAAAAGCATCGGGTAGCTATTAAGATTATGAGGATTGTTATGTTTTAACCATTCTATTAAGTTTTCAAGAGTGGACTTATTCTTTTTTATTATAAATATTGCAGGTTCAGTGAGCCCTCCCAGTCTTACACCTACTTGAGATGCTCCGTTTTTCTTGAAATCATTTAATTTTGTAGTGAAATAAGGAGGATAAGAATCTTTATTTTCAAATAACCCAACTCCTGTAGGTTTATTTAGTTCTGTACATTTTCCAATAAATCCTTCATCAATTCTCTCCTGAGTCTGGCTTCTTAATGAATTTAACATTCCTGCTAAAACGATTATAACTTTATAACCTGAGTCGGCAGCTTTGTTTATTACTCCTGTGTAATTTGCTGTTTTTCCTGATTGAACATGCCCAACAACCATTCCTCTTCTTTTCCATTCACCTTCTTTTAAAGGATTTTCCAAATGATCAATTATATTATCTGTTAAATAATCTATTGTACTAATCACTTTAGGCGGGAATTTCTTTTCTTTCAAAAGCATCTTATATCTGTTCCAATAATACCAGTTAATATCTTCCCTAGAATCACTAAGCCAAGGAGTATATTCTTCAGCAGAGATAATTGAACCAATACTCATTGAGACACCGAATTTTGATTCAATACTTTTAGCAATAGTTTCAATCTGGTCATCAGTTAAAAACAAATCTGGTTTTTCATTCAAATGGAACACTATTTTTGCATTAAGAATCACATTTGTTCTTATCGATTCTGCATTTGAATATTCCGAGTAATTCAATAATGATCTATATGCATTGTTTTCAATCTCTGTCAGCATTTCTTCTGTAA includes these proteins:
- a CDS encoding Z1 domain-containing protein, which produces MITEEMLTEIENNAYRSLLNYSEYSNAESIRTNVILNAKIVFHLNEKPDLFLTDDQIETIAKSIESKFGVSMSIGSIISAEEYTPWLSDSREDINWYYWNRYKMLLKEKKFPPKVISTIDYLTDNIIDHLENPLKEGEWKRRGMVVGHVQSGKTANYTGVINKAADSGYKVIIVLAGMLNSLRSQTQERIDEGFIGKCTELNKPTGVGLFENKDSYPPYFTTKLNDFKKNGASQVGVRLGGLTEPAIFIIKKNKSTLENLIEWLKHNNPHNLNSYPMLLIDDEADQASVNTNKEDKDPTAINKKIRELLKLFNRSSYIGYTATPFANIFIDPETNDEMTGDDLFPRDFIISLDPPTNYVGAKRIFSEDSDLDIIRPVYDFDDYIDPKHKKDYVVEYLPESLKKAIRSFILIRAIRIIRGQSTAHNSMMINITRFTDVQTQLKLLVDSYLKELRNSIANYAALNDVSLDENLKDLKITWENDFTAENETWEEINKNLKKSVSPVDVVEVNSKSEPLDYSRNNYPNGRNVISVGGLSLSRGLTLEGLTVSYFMRNSIMYDTLMQMGRWFGYRPDYETICRIYMKNEAISWYSHITEVLDELTADFKQMQNANMTPNDYGLCVRRHPESLIVTARNKMRSSKTITRKIGLAGKLIETSVLLKNYEKIDKNRQLLADLLNMLSKSYTKQDDENKGYFWSNVKFEDIESFIKNFENHPMSQMTNSFPILDYFKKKTLKGEDTLDIILFSPNRNRINFHGYQIGLQERSSSVNENNAIEVNKAKRRVGYAIQESVGLDESLLQRIKKEYIEEQIIAKNNKISENIPARLYRKNRSKPLLMLHLLDCKINGNSFDSNGVVAYGISFNSDSTRQSEDELVEYEVNKIWWKNEYSYLLDDEEVEYE